The Arctopsyche grandis isolate Sample6627 chromosome 5, ASM5162203v2, whole genome shotgun sequence genome includes a window with the following:
- the LOC143911795 gene encoding transmembrane protein 185B isoform X1 gives MNLQTLFQDFNPSKFVVHTCLLIFTALLALRLDNVITWSYWAVFAPIWVWKMLVISGATVGTYVWWRYPHFRLEGEAYVHYKAMLISLSLHLILLMFELLVCDKLNSGRHLWILVFIPLTFISIVSIAICIWALKHDRSFELELFCAVNIFQFIFLALKLDGFISWMWEVVFVPFWILMCLSLMGVLYTIIFAGILLQSPEVNVHQRRTSFNSAVAYTFTVVPILIFQVLLANKLDGGLSIPFIVVVSPLFVSYATLILMSFGAKGGNRWWFGMRKDFCQFLLSVFPLLQEYANIAYNNEPNHQNPNNGEQSSIESQQNINSTEQYRDARHSRSKEKHCKKSLKNQKKNELLKPVVPIISIDIPD, from the exons ATGAATTTGCAGACATTGTTTCAAGATTTCAATCCTAG TAAATTCGTTGTGCACACATGTCTCCTAATATTTACTGCGTTACTTGCGCTCAGACTTGACAACGTAATCACTTGGTCTTATTGGGCCGTATTCGCACCAATATGGGTATGGAAAATGCTAGTAATCTCAGGAGCCACAGTTGGAACGTATGTATGGTGGCGATACCCTCATTTCAG actGGAGGGTGAAGCTTATGTTCATTATAAGGCAATGCTGATAAGTTTGTCGCTCCATCTTATATTGCTTATGTTTGAATTGCTAGTCTGTGATAAATTGAATTCCGGCAGACACCTGTGGATCTTAGTATTCATTCCTTTGACCTTTATCAGCATTGTATCGATCGCAATATGTATATGGGCGTTGAAACATGACCGAAGTTTTGAG CTGGAACTATTCTGCGCCGTCaacatttttcaattcatattttTGGCATTAAAATTAGATGGTTTCATCTCTTGGATGTGGGAAGTTGTTTTCGTGCCATTTTGGATATTGATGTGCTTAAGTTTAATGG gtgttttgtatactattatatttgcTGGGATTCTATTACAGTCTCCTGAAGTTAATGTTCATCAACGAAGAACAAGTTTTAACTCAGCTGTTGCTTATACGTTTACTGTTGTACCTATTCTTATTTTTcag gTTTTATTAGCCAATAAACTAGATGGTGGACTGTCGATTCCGTTCATAGTTGTTGTTAGTCCTCTGTTTGTAAGTTATGCTACATTGATATTGATGTCATTTGGTGCTAAAGGTGGAAATagat GGTGGTTTGGAATGCGGaaagatttttgccaatttcttTTGTCCGTTTTTCCTCTTCTTCAAGAGTATGCTAATATAGCATATAATAATGAGCCAAATCATCAGAATCCAAACAATGGAGAACAGAGTTCGATCGAATCTCAACAAAATATCAATTCTACCGAACAATATAGAGATGCCAGACACTCAAGATCAAAAgaaaaacattgtaaaaaatcgttgaaaaatcaaaagaaaaatgaacTCCTCAAACCTGTTGTGCCAATAATTAGTATAGATATACCTGATTAA
- the LOC143911795 gene encoding transmembrane protein 185A isoform X2 produces MNLQTLFQDFNPSKFVVHTCLLIFTALLALRLDNVITWSYWAVFAPIWVWKMLVISGATVGTYVWWRYPHFRLEGEAYVHYKAMLISLSLHLILLMFELLVCDKLNSGRHLWILVFIPLTFISIVSIAICIWALKHDRSFELELFCAVNIFQFIFLALKLDGFISWMWEVVFVPFWILMCLSLMGVLYTIIFAGILLQSPEVNVHQRRTSFNSAVAYTFTVVPILIFQVLLANKLDGGLSIPFIVVVSPLFVSYATLILMSFGAKGGNRWWFGMRKDFCQFLLSVFPLLQEYANIAYNNEPNHQNPNNGEQKKHCKKSLKNQKKNELLKPVVPIISIDIPD; encoded by the exons ATGAATTTGCAGACATTGTTTCAAGATTTCAATCCTAG TAAATTCGTTGTGCACACATGTCTCCTAATATTTACTGCGTTACTTGCGCTCAGACTTGACAACGTAATCACTTGGTCTTATTGGGCCGTATTCGCACCAATATGGGTATGGAAAATGCTAGTAATCTCAGGAGCCACAGTTGGAACGTATGTATGGTGGCGATACCCTCATTTCAG actGGAGGGTGAAGCTTATGTTCATTATAAGGCAATGCTGATAAGTTTGTCGCTCCATCTTATATTGCTTATGTTTGAATTGCTAGTCTGTGATAAATTGAATTCCGGCAGACACCTGTGGATCTTAGTATTCATTCCTTTGACCTTTATCAGCATTGTATCGATCGCAATATGTATATGGGCGTTGAAACATGACCGAAGTTTTGAG CTGGAACTATTCTGCGCCGTCaacatttttcaattcatattttTGGCATTAAAATTAGATGGTTTCATCTCTTGGATGTGGGAAGTTGTTTTCGTGCCATTTTGGATATTGATGTGCTTAAGTTTAATGG gtgttttgtatactattatatttgcTGGGATTCTATTACAGTCTCCTGAAGTTAATGTTCATCAACGAAGAACAAGTTTTAACTCAGCTGTTGCTTATACGTTTACTGTTGTACCTATTCTTATTTTTcag gTTTTATTAGCCAATAAACTAGATGGTGGACTGTCGATTCCGTTCATAGTTGTTGTTAGTCCTCTGTTTGTAAGTTATGCTACATTGATATTGATGTCATTTGGTGCTAAAGGTGGAAATagat GGTGGTTTGGAATGCGGaaagatttttgccaatttcttTTGTCCGTTTTTCCTCTTCTTCAAGAGTATGCTAATATAGCATATAATAATGAGCCAAATCATCAGAATCCAAACAATGGAGAACAGA aaaaacattgtaaaaaatcgttgaaaaatcaaaagaaaaatgaacTCCTCAAACCTGTTGTGCCAATAATTAGTATAGATATACCTGATTAA